A region of the Fusobacterium simiae genome:
TGAAGAGATTGGTTTAAATATGTCAACTGCTATAAATTTATTTATGAGAACTGTTTTAAGAGAACAAAAAATTCCTTTTGAACTTAAATTAGCAAAGAAAGAATTTGTTCAAAATATTAAAAATGCACCTACTTCCATTGAAGAATTAATGGAAAATTTAGATGTCTAAAACAAAATATTATATGAGGTTAAAAAATGTTATATATAGTAACAGCATTATATATTGAGGCAAAGCCTTTAATATCATTATTTAATTTAAAAAAAGATAATACTTATACAAAATTTCAAGTATTTTCTAATGAAAATATAAAATTAATTATAAGTGGAACAGGTAAAATAAAATCTGCCACTGCTTTAACTTATTTAATTGCTGATAAGGATATCAAAGAAAATGATTATATAGCAAATATTGGCTTTATTGCAAGTACAAATGATAAATCTAAACTAGGAGATATAGTATATATCTCAAAAATTCAAAATGCTTATTCAGATACAATTTTCTATCCTGAGATGATTTACAGACACAATTTTTTAGAGGGAAGTTTGATGACTTTTGATAAGATAGTTGAGAAAAAAGTTAAAAATATAAAATACATTGATATGGAAGCCTATGGTTTTTTCCAAACAGCTTCTATTTTTTTTAAAAGAGATAAAATTCTTGTTTTAAAGATAGTATCTGATATATTGAAAGAAAATCCAGAAGATAGAGTTTTAATAGATTTTAAAGATGAAAATTTATTTAAAGAAAGCTATCAAAATATTTATGATTTTTTATTAAAATTTATTGATATTCCTAGTGAAAGTAAAAATAATTTTACTAATAATGAACAAG
Encoded here:
- a CDS encoding type II toxin-antitoxin system RelB/DinJ family antitoxin: MSQVSITVKTDEEIKKEFNAFCEEIGLNMSTAINLFMRTVLREQKIPFELKLAKKEFVQNIKNAPTSIEELMENLDV
- a CDS encoding 5'-methylthioadenosine/S-adenosylhomocysteine nucleosidase family protein, which translates into the protein MLYIVTALYIEAKPLISLFNLKKDNTYTKFQVFSNENIKLIISGTGKIKSATALTYLIADKDIKENDYIANIGFIASTNDKSKLGDIVYISKIQNAYSDTIFYPEMIYRHNFLEGSLMTFDKIVEKKVKNIKYIDMEAYGFFQTASIFFKRDKILVLKIVSDILKENPEDRVLIDFKDENLFKESYQNIYDFLLKFIDIPSESKNNFTNNEQ